The Streptomyces sp. NBC_01276 genome contains the following window.
CGTCACTTCGCCAGGGCCGCGCGGAGGAACTGGAGGATCTCCGCCCGGGCGGCATCGGCCTGTGGTTCGACGCCGGGCAGGGTGAGGAACGCGTGCCTCGCGCCCGGGTATTCGGAAAGCCGCACAGGCGTCCCGGCCGCGCGCAGCCGCTCGGCGTAGCGGCGGCCGTGATCGGCGACAGCGTCCTTGGTGGGCAGCACCACGAGTGCCGGGGCGAGTCCGCTCAGGTCTTCCGTGTACAGCGGCGAGACCGCGGCGGCGTCGCTGCCCGGCGGGACGGCGAGCCGCTGGATGAGCTCCAGTTGCGGCAGGGCCCGGGTCGGGCTGTACGCGTACTCGGCGATCGAGGGGTGGTCGAACATCGTCTCGGTCACGTCGACTACGGGGTTGACCAGCACCTGCGCCTTGAGTGCAAGGCCGGCTTCCCTGGCGCGGACGGCCGTCAGAGCGCTGATCAGCGCGCCGCAGCTCTCACCGAAGACGGCCGCGCGCGCCGGGTCGACACCCCACTGCGCGGCGTGCCGCACCATGTGTTCGAGTACCTCCCAGCCGTCGTCAGCGGCGTTCGAGAGCGTGCTGCCGGGGGCGAGGAGGCGGTGCTCGACCGAGACGACGAGCGCGGGCAGTCCCGCGGCGAGGTGGCTGTTGGTCCAGTCGCACTGCGCCGCTGTGCCCACGAAGCCGCCTCCGTGGACATGGACCACGAGTGGCATGCCGGTTCGGGCGTCGGCCTCGCCGTCTCCTGTCGACACCGGCCGGTACACCCGGACCGGGAGGTCGCGGCCGGGCAGCGCCAGCTGCCGCCAGGCGATCTCGGCGCCCGGATCCGGTTCACCGAGCATGGCCCGAGCCGTGCCGGACGCCCGCCAGCGGTTCTCCGCGTCGCGGTAGGCGCGCAGTTCCTCGGCCGTGATCGTCGAGAAGCCCGGCTCCGGCGGCCGTGTCGCGGTGGTGGTCCCACTCATGTGTCCTTCTCCCCTCCCGGCCGGATGCCGGGTGTGTCGTTGTGGCCGGACGGTGCACTGTCCTCATGATGCACGCAGTGCGTGCATCATCAAGTGCACAGGTTAGGCTGAGTCCGGAGGAGAGGGGCGAGATGACTGGCCGAAGGCGATGGTCGAATGAGGAGATCCTGGACACGGCGGCGGAACTGCTGCGCACGGGCGACGCCGAGTCGTTCAGCGTGCGCAAGCTCGCCGCAGCGCTCGGGACAGACTCCTCCAGCCTCTACCGGCACTTCCGCAACAAGACCGAACTGCTGCGCGCGGTTGCCGACCGGATCCTGCTGTCCGCCATGGACGGCTACCGCCCCGAGGGCGACTGGAAGCAGCGCATCACCGCCCTGGCCCTGCGCCTGCGCGAGGCCTTCGGCGAGCAACCCCAACTTGCCGCGGTGTGGGGACGCTATGCGTCCGGCGGCACCGGATCCCGATGGGTCATGGAGGAGCTGCTGCAGGCTCTGCGCGCGTCCGGCCTGCCCGACGAGGAGGTGCCGGTGCGATACCACCGCATCGTGATCCTCCTCGCCGCGCTGATCGCCTCCGAGGCCGGAATCAGCACCATCACCCCCACTGAGTACGAACAGGCCATGGAGCAGTTCCGCGTCGCGGTGCTCGGCGCCGACCCCGAACGCTTCCCCGCCCTGGCCCACTTCGCCCGCGACATCCGCCCCCTCGGAGCAGACCGCCGCGCCGCGTTCGAAGAGATCCTCGCCGCCCAACTCGCCCACATCGAGGCCCGGATCCCCTGACGTGCCGGATCGTGGGTGCCATGCGGTCGGGCCGCGGCCGCAGGCTCGCCGCCCGATCGGCGAGGCCGCGCGCCCTCGACCTGACCAGCGGCCGGCGTCAAATCACCATCGGTGCCTCCGACCAGCGGCGGACGCGGTACGGGGCCCACCACACGTGGTCCCCGAAACGCAGGACCAGGGTCTCGGCCATCAGATCGTCCAGCACCGGCCCCGCGATCGCGTCGGCGCGGGCGCCGTCGGTGAGTGCCGCGACGGCCTCGTGGTACTCCGGTTCGTCGATGGTGAAGCGGCGCAGCTCGCCGTAGCGCCGGTCGCGCACCTGGATGAACCCGGGGCCGTGCCGGAAGACGCACTTGCAGATGTAGTACGTGTTGCGCCATTCGAGGGCCGTCGCGGCCGGGTCGGGGGTGCCCAGTACGGCGGTCGGCGGGTGGAGGTGGCCGTAGTGGCGCCAGGCGTCGGGGTCCGGGCCGGTGTGGAGCTGCCAGTCGACGGCGATGGCCAGGCTGGTCAGGTCGCCGACGAAGCTCAGGGCACGTACGGACCAGGCGGCGTCGGCGGGGTCGGTCACGTCGACCGGGCGGGGCAGCGTGACGTGCCGGGCCCCGGCGGCGAAGAGCCGCCGGGCGGCCTCGCCGCCGGGGAGGTCGATCTCGTAACGTCCCAGGGACATCCCGGGCAGCGCGGCCACCTCGGGGTCGTAGTCCCGCGCGGCCGTCACGGTGAAGGGTGGGGTGCCGGTGAGTGCTGGAGTCATCGTCGTCCTCTGTCGTCCTCTGTCGGCGTCGCGTGGCGGTCGTCAGACGGTCGTCAAGCGGTCGTCGCGGCGAGTTCGGTGTCGCGGGCGGAGGTGTGCCGCATGAAGTCGATCCGCAGGAACTCCTCGTTCAGTGCGGGCGGCGCGATCTGTACGAACTGCCCGTTGTCCTCGAAGACCACCCCGAGCGCCCGCCACCGCTTCAGCACCTCCCGCAGGGCGTCCTCGCCCACCTGGTGCTCCCCGTGCAGTTTGCGGGCGGCCGCCTTCACCGTGTGCGGCTGGTCGAGCAGCCGGAACAGGGCCAGCTCGAACGGGACCGTCAGTTCCAGGTGCGTCCAGTCGAAGGCCCGGCGCCTGCTGACCAGCACGATCCGGTCTTCCAGGTCGCAGTGGGTGAGGCGGCTGCCGGCGTAGTTCCGCTTCCAGTGCGCGATTCCCTCGTCCAGCCGTCGGACGACCTCCTCGCCGATCCCGCGCGGCGGCACGTCGAAGACGTACGCCAGGTCGAACATCTCGGGCTCGGGGAGGTCGTAGGTGAGCCGGTACGGTTCGGCTGGGCGCAGTTCGGAGAACCCGAGCCCGGGGTTGTTGAAGTAGGGGCTGAACCGCTCGATCGCGATCCGGGAGGACTGGCCCACGGGTGGGTTGAGGTGCTCCAGCGCGGCCAGTTGGGCCACCACGTCGTCGTAGTCCGCGGCGTCCTCGCCGGGGAAGCCGTGCAGGTAGTTCCAGGCCACGGAGAGGCCCACGGTGGCGGCGTCGCGGAGCATCCGGACGTTCTGGCCGCCGGTCACGCCCTTGTCCATCAGGGTGAGCACCCGGCTGTTGAGGCTCTCGATGCCCGGCTGGACGAAGATCAGGCCCGCGTCGGCGAGGGTCTGGAGCTGCTTGTGCCGCATGTTGGACTTGATCTCGATGTGCATGCGCAGGTCGAAGCCGCTGTCGATGATGCGCGGCAGCACGGTGTTCACGTACCCCATGTCCAGGATGTTGTCGACGACGTACATGTCCAGGACCCGGTGCCTGCGGGCCAGTTCGACGACCTCGTCGTAGAACACGTCCGGGCTCTTGCTGCGGAACTGCATGAACGAGCCGTTCAGCCCGCAGAAGGTGCAGTGGTGCTTCTCGCCCCACCAGCAGCCCCGCGCACCCTCGACCACCAGCTTGGGCTCGACCCAGTTCCGTGCGTGGGAGGAGGCGAGCCGCTCGAAGTACCCGCCGTAGTCGGGCGGCAGGATGGCCGCGGGCGGCAGCGGTGTGGTGCTCATCGCGTTCACCACGGACGTGCCGTCACCGCCGCGCCGGCACAGTCCCGGCACCTCCGACAGCGGCTCTCCGGCGTCCAGTGCGCTGAGCAGTGCGGGGAAGGACACCTCGCCCTCGCCGCGCAGGACGTAGTCGACGAAGGGGAAGTTGCGGTGGACGGCCTCGCCCTGCTTGCCGTCGCAGTTGGCCCCGCCCATGGCCGTCGCGATGTGCGGGGCGAGGCGCTTGACGTACTTGGCGGCCGCCAGGGCGGCCGTGTTCTGCTGGAACGTCGAGGTGAAACCGACCAGGTCCGGGGCGAGCCCGACGATGCGCTCGGCGATGTACCGGACGAAGTCGGGTGCGGAGGCGTGCAGCGCCCGCGTCATGTCCATACGGGCCCCGCGCACCCGGCTGCCCATCGCCTCGGTGAACTCGGGAACACGCCACTCGGGATCGTCGTAAAGGGCGGAGGAGAACACCCAGTCGCCGCAGCCCAGGAAATAGGATCCGAGCGAGTAGTAGGAATAGTCCTCCAGGGTGAATTCCGTGTTCTTGGTGATCCAGTCCACATATTCGAGATTGGCGTGCAGAACGTCCGCGGTTCCGTTCGGAACGCGCTCGTCGACACTGCGCTTGAGAATTCCGAGAGCCAGCGACGGGAGGTCGATCGGGGCCCAGGGCATGTTCACCAGGAGTACGCGCACGGCTGGCCTCTTCTCATGTGATCAGGGCACGGGGGCGGGGGCCGGGCCGGGCGCCCGGGTCGGTCGGGGGCCGGGCGTCCGGTGGGGGCCGGCCGCGCACGGGTGCGCGTCCGGCCCCTGGTGCTACTTCTCCTCTTCCTCCATCTCCTCCGAGGAGCGGAAGTAGATGACGACGCCGACGCCCGGCTTGCGGCTCTCCTCGTCGCCCTCGAGCGGGTCTCCGTGGATGATGTCCTTCTGCATGCTGTTCACCTCCCCTGCGGGTGCGAGGACGGCTCGGCCCGCACGGGCGCCGTGGGCAGCCCGCGGCCGAGAAATCTCAGGGACCGCCGGATCACGGCCAGGTGGTCGGCGCCGTCGTAGCCGTCGTGGCCCGAGTCCAGCCACATCAGCTCGTGCGCCACACCGCCCGCACGCAGCACGTCCAGGTACGCCTCCACCTGCTGCGGCGGGCACTTGGCGTCCCGGCGCGCGGCGACGAGCAGCAGCGGGGCGCGGATGGCGGCCGCGTACGAGGACGGCGAGGCGTGCGCGTAGGCCTCGGGCACCTCGTCCGGGGTGCCGCCGAACAGCGCGGTGTCCAGCGCCCGGAGGGCGGGGGTGGAGTGCCGGAAGGCCGTGGCGCAGTCGGCGAGCGGTTTGACGGCGACCCCGGCGTGCCACAGGTCCGGCCGCGTTCCCAGGGCCAGCAGCGTGAGGTAGCCGCCCCAGGAGGTGCCGCACAGGGCCACGGCGTCCGCGCGCCCGATGCCCCGGTCCAGCAGCTCGGCGCGGGCCCGTACCAGGTCGGCGACCTGGGTGTGGCCGACGCCCTCGGAGTAGGCGGAGCGCCAGCGCGGCCCGTAGCCGGTCGAGCCCCGGTAGTTGACGCGGGCCACGGCGTAGCCCGAGCCGACGAGGGCCTGCACCATGGGGTCGTAGGCGTCGCGGTCGTGATCGGCCGGGCCGCCGTGGACGAGGAAGACCAGCGGGTACGGGGCCGGACGGTCGGCGGGCGTCGTGACGAAGGTGTGCACCGGCCCGTCGGGGCCCGGCGTCCACAGGTCCTGCCGCCGCCCGAACCGGGGGAGGCGCCACCGGCTCTGCCCGGGCAGCGCCGCACCCGACAGGGACATCGCGCGCGGCACGTTCACCGCGTCGGTCCAGATGAAGTGCACGTCGCCGTCGGCGGCCGGCGACGCGTCCAGGACGGTGCCCTCCGGGGTGGGCACCGGAGTCAGCGCCCGGCGTTCCAGGTCGGCGGTGAACAGCCGGCTGCGGCCGTGCCGGTCCTGCCGGAGCAGGATCCGCGCACCGCCCGTGCCGGGGTACCAGCGGGCGGTCGTCTCGGTGTCGAACGAGCACCAGGGCAGCAGTTCCACGCCGCGCCCGGGGGCCCAGGTGCCCAGGTGGTACCGGCCGGCCCGCTCCCGCATGACCAGCAGCAGGGTGCGCGAGACCGCCGAGCCCGACGACGACGCGGGCGGGGCGTCGGAGGTGCTGGCGGGCCCGGGCGCGGGCGCGAAGCCGAGCGCCCAGGTGCGCTCCCGGGCGCCGGAGAGCACCGCGACGGTGGTCCCGTCCGGGCGCAGCAGCGTCACGGCGCGGGCGGAGTGGGCGGGTCCGGACACCGCCAGCAGCCCGCCGTCCGGGGCCAGGCCGCACAGCGTGCCGGACTCCGTGGTGTGCAGGACGGCCGTAGCGGTGCCGCCGCGACGTCCGATGTGGACGCCGAGTCCCCCGGGTCCCCGGATGCCCACGGCCACCGTGCCCCCCGTCGTCAGCGCCAGCCCGGCGGGGCGCCCGGACGGGACCCCGGCGAGCGCCGGGCGGTCGGGGCCGCCGTCGAAGGCCTGGGTGCGCCAGCCGCCGCTGCCGCCGCGGTCCTCGTCGAACCACCAGACGGCCTCGTCCGCGTCGATGGCGCACAGCAGCGTGCCGTGCGGACGGTCCGTCACCTGCCGCCCGGTGCCGGTGGAGCGGTCCCACGTGAAGATCTCGCACCGGCCGTCGGCGTCCCCGGTGTACACCATCCGGTCCGGCCGGCGGGGGCTGGTCACGGGCAGCACCGGCCGGTAGACGCCGTAGGCGCGCGGGGCCGCCTTCGGCGGGGCCGGCGTCACGTGGCCCCTCCCGCCACGAGCCCGGCCCTGGCGGTCGCGTACAGCGCCAGCCCGGCGAACGCGCCCGCGCAGCCCAGTGCCACCGTGCGTCCTCCGTACGCCGCCACCAGGATGCCCGCCGTCACGGGCGCGAGCGCCGCGACGGCCTGGCCGGCGGTGCCCAGTACCGTTCCCATCCGGGCCAGCAGCCGGTCGGGGGTGACCAGCATCGCCCGGGTCTGCAGCACCACCACCACGGACGGCACGATCAGCGAGACCCCGCCGAGCAGCAGCCCGTAGGCCCAGGTCCGGGACGCGAACGCGAGCCCGGCCGCCGTGGGCACCATGACCCACGACGCGCCCGTCACGATCCGCGCCGCCGGGAGCCGTCGTACGAGCCACGGCGCGGCGAGGGCGCCCAGCAGCCCGCCGACCCCCGCCAGGGTGAGGACGAGACCGATCGAGGAGGGGCTGGCGCCCCGGGCGTGGGAGGCGAACACCGCGTGGAAGTACAGGGCGCCGAGCAGGGCGTTGATCCCGGCGGTCCACACGACCACGAAGCGCAGGAAGGGCTCGGAGCACACGAAGCGCAGCCCCGCGACGAGGTCACGGCCGAATGACGGGGCCGGATCCGTCCGACCGGGCGGGGCGGGCACCAGGTCCGTGCGGATCGCCTTGCTCAACGCCGCCACCAGCAGGAAGGACACCGCGTCCGCGAGCAGTGGGACCCACCGCGCCAGTTGGAACAGCACGCCGCCCAGGGTGGGCCCGACGATCTGCACGGCCTGGTCGCGCGCTTGCAGGTATCCGATCGCCCGGGCGTACCCCTCGGGCGGGACCAGCCGCCGGATCGTCCCGGAGGCCGCCGCCCCGTAGGTGGCGCCGGCCGCCTGCTCGACGACGGCGGCGGCGAGTACGTGGACGAGGAGGACGTGGCCGAGGGCCACGGTCACGAACACCGAGCCCATGGCGGCCGCCGCGGCCAGGGCGGCCAGGTACATCATCCGCTTGCGGGGCCAGCGGTCGGCGTAG
Protein-coding sequences here:
- a CDS encoding DUF5825 family protein → MTPALTGTPPFTVTAARDYDPEVAALPGMSLGRYEIDLPGGEAARRLFAAGARHVTLPRPVDVTDPADAAWSVRALSFVGDLTSLAIAVDWQLHTGPDPDAWRHYGHLHPPTAVLGTPDPAATALEWRNTYYICKCVFRHGPGFIQVRDRRYGELRRFTIDEPEYHEAVAALTDGARADAIAGPVLDDLMAETLVLRFGDHVWWAPYRVRRWSEAPMVI
- a CDS encoding alpha/beta hydrolase translates to MSGTTTATRPPEPGFSTITAEELRAYRDAENRWRASGTARAMLGEPDPGAEIAWRQLALPGRDLPVRVYRPVSTGDGEADARTGMPLVVHVHGGGFVGTAAQCDWTNSHLAAGLPALVVSVEHRLLAPGSTLSNAADDGWEVLEHMVRHAAQWGVDPARAAVFGESCGALISALTAVRAREAGLALKAQVLVNPVVDVTETMFDHPSIAEYAYSPTRALPQLELIQRLAVPPGSDAAAVSPLYTEDLSGLAPALVVLPTKDAVADHGRRYAERLRAAGTPVRLSEYPGARHAFLTLPGVEPQADAARAEILQFLRAALAK
- a CDS encoding alpha/beta fold hydrolase; its protein translation is MTPAPPKAAPRAYGVYRPVLPVTSPRRPDRMVYTGDADGRCEIFTWDRSTGTGRQVTDRPHGTLLCAIDADEAVWWFDEDRGGSGGWRTQAFDGGPDRPALAGVPSGRPAGLALTTGGTVAVGIRGPGGLGVHIGRRGGTATAVLHTTESGTLCGLAPDGGLLAVSGPAHSARAVTLLRPDGTTVAVLSGARERTWALGFAPAPGPASTSDAPPASSSGSAVSRTLLLVMRERAGRYHLGTWAPGRGVELLPWCSFDTETTARWYPGTGGARILLRQDRHGRSRLFTADLERRALTPVPTPEGTVLDASPAADGDVHFIWTDAVNVPRAMSLSGAALPGQSRWRLPRFGRRQDLWTPGPDGPVHTFVTTPADRPAPYPLVFLVHGGPADHDRDAYDPMVQALVGSGYAVARVNYRGSTGYGPRWRSAYSEGVGHTQVADLVRARAELLDRGIGRADAVALCGTSWGGYLTLLALGTRPDLWHAGVAVKPLADCATAFRHSTPALRALDTALFGGTPDEVPEAYAHASPSSYAAAIRAPLLLVAARRDAKCPPQQVEAYLDVLRAGGVAHELMWLDSGHDGYDGADHLAVIRRSLRFLGRGLPTAPVRAEPSSHPQGR
- a CDS encoding MFS transporter, which codes for MGEADEKLKHSGPLLSKGVSPSPFRRRDFTLFWTAGAVDGLGTCASSLFLPLILLGAGHPAGLAGLVASVALVSGLVVSPVAGVYADRWPRKRMMYLAALAAAAAMGSVFVTVALGHVLLVHVLAAAVVEQAAGATYGAAASGTIRRLVPPEGYARAIGYLQARDQAVQIVGPTLGGVLFQLARWVPLLADAVSFLLVAALSKAIRTDLVPAPPGRTDPAPSFGRDLVAGLRFVCSEPFLRFVVVWTAGINALLGALYFHAVFASHARGASPSSIGLVLTLAGVGGLLGALAAPWLVRRLPAARIVTGASWVMVPTAAGLAFASRTWAYGLLLGGVSLIVPSVVVVLQTRAMLVTPDRLLARMGTVLGTAGQAVAALAPVTAGILVAAYGGRTVALGCAGAFAGLALYATARAGLVAGGAT
- a CDS encoding RiPP maturation radical SAM C-methyltransferase, whose protein sequence is MRVLLVNMPWAPIDLPSLALGILKRSVDERVPNGTADVLHANLEYVDWITKNTEFTLEDYSYYSLGSYFLGCGDWVFSSALYDDPEWRVPEFTEAMGSRVRGARMDMTRALHASAPDFVRYIAERIVGLAPDLVGFTSTFQQNTAALAAAKYVKRLAPHIATAMGGANCDGKQGEAVHRNFPFVDYVLRGEGEVSFPALLSALDAGEPLSEVPGLCRRGGDGTSVVNAMSTTPLPPAAILPPDYGGYFERLASSHARNWVEPKLVVEGARGCWWGEKHHCTFCGLNGSFMQFRSKSPDVFYDEVVELARRHRVLDMYVVDNILDMGYVNTVLPRIIDSGFDLRMHIEIKSNMRHKQLQTLADAGLIFVQPGIESLNSRVLTLMDKGVTGGQNVRMLRDAATVGLSVAWNYLHGFPGEDAADYDDVVAQLAALEHLNPPVGQSSRIAIERFSPYFNNPGLGFSELRPAEPYRLTYDLPEPEMFDLAYVFDVPPRGIGEEVVRRLDEGIAHWKRNYAGSRLTHCDLEDRIVLVSRRRAFDWTHLELTVPFELALFRLLDQPHTVKAAARKLHGEHQVGEDALREVLKRWRALGVVFEDNGQFVQIAPPALNEEFLRIDFMRHTSARDTELAATTA
- a CDS encoding TetR/AcrR family transcriptional regulator — protein: MTGRRRWSNEEILDTAAELLRTGDAESFSVRKLAAALGTDSSSLYRHFRNKTELLRAVADRILLSAMDGYRPEGDWKQRITALALRLREAFGEQPQLAAVWGRYASGGTGSRWVMEELLQALRASGLPDEEVPVRYHRIVILLAALIASEAGISTITPTEYEQAMEQFRVAVLGADPERFPALAHFARDIRPLGADRRAAFEEILAAQLAHIEARIP